From the Corythoichthys intestinalis isolate RoL2023-P3 chromosome 13, ASM3026506v1, whole genome shotgun sequence genome, one window contains:
- the LOC130929096 gene encoding histone H3.v1-like isoform X2 — protein MSDVSHCTESKESARMEEEEEEESPYIKKAEEEFVHIKEEQEEYFIKDENPHIEQKQQPHPLKKEEEDLPYVKVEVGDIPKWTGEPLKCGDLSEASKEAERPSGSSSSSTEGANTDNLIAQPSESDDPTSRSLFCEEDCD, from the coding sequence ATGTCAGTCATTGTACTGAAAGCAAGGAGTCTGCGCGCAtggaagaagaagaggaggaagagTCGCCATACATCAAGAAGGCGGAGGAAGAGTTTGTCCACATtaaagaggagcaggaggaaTATTTCATTAAAGATGAGAATCCCCACATTGAGCAGAAGCAGCAACCTCATCCCCtaaaaaaggaggaggaggatctTCCATATGTTAaagtggaggtgggggacatcccCAAGTGgactggtgagcccttgaagTGTGGAGATTTGAGTGAGGCTAGCAAAGAGGCAGAGCGTCCGAGTGGCAGCAGCAGCAGTTCAACAGAAGGAGCCAATACAGACAACCTCATCGCTCAACCGTCAGAGAGTGACGACCCCACATCACGCTCGCTGTTCT